TCTAAATTAGGAGGAGCAAAAGTATTTAAATGCCCTAAATGTGGTACACAATTATTAAGAGATGTAAACGGCGCACGTAATATTATGCTACGTGCTTTGCAGGCAGTTGCCTTCACCATTGATGGTGATGCTATATTGAAGCTAGAAAGCGCTAATTGCTCGATTTGGCTAGATTAAATACTGCACTACCTACTTACCTACTTAGTTAACTTTTAACGATCGCCCCAAAATCTGCTAAAACTCTGGTGTGATTGCGCAATAACCCTAGTAAATTAAGTCTATTCTCTCTAATGGCGGAATCTTGAGCCATAATTAAGACACTATCCTCCCCATCAAAAAAATTAGCAACAATAGGGTTAATTTTAGCTAAAGCTTCTACCAAGAGTTGGTAATTGCGCTCTTTTTGAGCTTGAATTGTAGTTGGTTCTAATTCTACAAGTGCTTGATAGAAAGCGGTTTCTGAGTTTTTCTCAAAGATGGTGGGGTTAATCAGAGATTTAGCTGTTAGACTACTCGTATCCAGGTTTCCTTTGATAGCTAATTTGGTAGAACGGTTAACGGTTTCATAAATTTCTGCTAGTGAACCATTATTGCGTATTTGTTGTAGGAAAACAGCGCGATCGCGTACATCTAACAAATTACTTAAAGCTCGTTCTAAATACTCCCTATCCCCTTCAGGTAGGACTGCGTTAACTAAATCATAGTCAATATTTAACTCATCCTGCAAGAGAGTACGAATTCTTTGACTAAAAAATTCTTCTAGTTGGGGTAGAGGGGAGGGTTTATCGGGATGAGTGGTGACAAAATCATGAGCAATTTGTGTGAGTAAATCCTGTAAGTCAATCGGAAATTCTGCAGACCAAGTAATTAAAATAATACCATTAGCTGCACGACGTAGGGCAAAAGGATCAGAAGAACCAGTCGGGAGTAAACCCAACCCAAAGATATTAACTAGGGTATCAAGGCGATCGCTAATGCCCACAACTTGTCCTGTGAGAGATTGGGGTAGTTGATCTTCTGCGGTTCTTGGGAGATAATGTTCACGGATACCTTGAGCCACTATTGGAGATTCACCACTAACTAAAGCGTACTTTTCTCCCATAATTCCCTGTAACTCGGGAAATTCATAGACCATTTGGGTGACTAAATCTGCTTTACACAACATAGCGGTACTTTCGATTTCGTTACGTTGTTGATTATTGAGTCGTAATTGGTCACAGAGAAGTTGGCTAATTTCCATAATGCGATCTACCTTATCGCGCATTGAGCCTAACTCTTCTTGAAAAGTGACGTTTTCTAACTGAGGTAGATAACTTTCGAGGTGTTCATCACAATCTGCTTGATAAAAGAATTGAGCATCTGCTAATCTAGCCCTAATTACCCGTTCATTTCCCGAAGCAATAATCGTTGACTTATCAGGGTCACCATTACTAATAGTAATAAACCGAGGTAAGAGGTTACCCTGACTATCTTGTAAAGGAAAATAGCGTTGATGGGTTACCATTACCGTAGTGATTACCTCTGTAGGTAAACTGAGGAATTTTGCTTCAAACTCACCCACAATAGCCGTGGGCCATTCTACCAGATTAACTACTTCTGTGAGTAAATCCTCTGATAAAATGGCTGTAGCGTTGTATTTAGCTGCTTGAGACTGAATTTGTTCAGTAATCTTATTATATCTTATTTGGGGGTCAACTTCTATATAAGCTTGTTGAAGAGCATCTAGATAATCAGAAGCGTTGTTAATAACTACTGATTCTGGGTGTAAGACTCGATGTCCCTGACTATGGCGATCGCTTTTGAGAGTATGAGAACCATTCACCAATTCTACAGGTAATAATTCCTGATCTAACAAAGCTATCAAACTACGAATCGGACGAGGGAAACGTAAATCACCGTCAGACCAACGCATAAAACGTCTTCCTTGGAGTTTAGCAATCCATTGAGGAATTAGACGCTGTAACAAAGTAGCCGTCGCTGCACCGACTATTTTTTTCTGAACAAAGACAAACTCTCCCTTATCGGTAAGTTTAGTAGAGAGAGCAGTAACATCTACCCCTTGTTTACGAGCAAATCCGATGGCTGCTGCTGTAGGTTGACCATCTTTAAAAGCTGCTTGAACTGCAGGTCCTGTTATTTCTTCCTCTCTATCTTCTTGGCTACTATTTAACCCTGTAATCAGTACGCTGAGACGTCGTGGCGAGCCGTAAATTTTGATACTTTCTGGGGTTAATAATTCTTGTTGGAGACTAATAGGGATATATTCTTCCCATTGTTGTAGAGCACTATTAACAAAGTCTGCGGGTAATTCTTCTGTACCAATTTCAAGCAAAAATGTGGGCATGAGTATTATAAAATAACTTAACCTAGAGGTTAATTTTTATATTATCATCTAAAAGAAATTAGGATGCGTTAATTTAACGCACCCTGACTTAATTAACCGAGTAACTCTTTAACCTTACTCATGATTCCCTCGGGGTCGATTCCTTGGTGGGGGAATTGTTCCCAAAGTCCACCGCAGCCCTCTTTATGAGTACCGAGATAAGCGAATTTAGGTGTAAAACCACGTTCTAGTAACCAAGAGCCAAAACGACTACCTAAACCAGTACGACGGTTAAAGGCTTCTACTACCACAACTAGAGGAGATTGACCAATTTTAGTCATTATCTCTTCATCGACAACATTGAGAGTAGGTTTATTGATTAAACCGATATCGATACCCTCTTGTTTAAGACGTTCTACCGCATCTAGAGAACGATATAAACCATCCCCAAAGCTAACGATATAACCTGCTGTTCCTTCGCGAATCACTTCATCTTTACCAGGAACAAAGGTATAATCATCACCAAAGAAATCATTACCCTCGCTATTGAGGATATTAGGTACTTTAGAACGTGTAGAGAAGATAAAGCGTAAACCAGGGTCAAAGAAAACCGCTTTAACACAAGCTTTCATTTGATTAGCATCAGCGGGGAAATATAAGCTAGTGGGGTAACCATCATCTAAACCATTATCAGCGAAGAAATTATTAATACCAAAGTGACAGGTATTATCCGCCATATCATCGATTCCCGCGTGGGAGAAATGACAGAGTAGGTTAGAGAAGTTTAAACGCGCCATGGTAATTTCAGAGATGCACATTTCTAAGAAAGCGCTAAAGGTAGCAAAGATACCCTGTTTACCTTTTTCCATCCCAAAACCAGCCGCTGCTGATAGGTTACCTCTTTCCATAATTCCACCACTGACGTAGATTTCAGGGAACGCATCGCGGATTTGTTTGAGTCCACAAGAACCTTCTAAATCGCTATCTACACAGAGTACCTGATTTTTGCGTTCTGACTCAGTCAAATTGCTTAAAACCGAGACTACCGCGTCCCCAAAGACGTTGCGGTTAGAACCCATAGTTGTACTAGAGCCGAGAAAAGTATAACTTTGTTTGGGTTTTTCGATACTATTGAGATATTCAACCGCTGCGGTTAAACCACGTTTTTCTAAGTATTGTAAAGCCAATTTAACGGAGATAACGTCGTGTCCATGGGTTGAGCCTTCTAAACCTTCGATACCTACGCACATAGGACGATGGTTAATTACAGCTACAGGTCCAGGGGTGCTAATCGCTTCACAAATACGACTATATAAACCGTCGATATCTTCTCCATCCCCTTCTAAAATGCTTAATCCGTGTCCTGAGAGGGTTTTATTCAGGTCATAACCTGGTAGATATTGCGAAGGATGTCCCGCGATGGTTACGTCATTAGCGTCGATAAGTAGTTTAACATTTATTTGTTGGGCTACGGATAGACGAGCAGCCTCAGCGTCATCACCTTCTTGTTGAGAACCATCAGAACCAAGACAAAATACGGTTTTACCAGGGTTAGCTAGAGCTACACCGTTAATATAGGGCCATAAATGTCCTAAACGTCCTGAACTGAATTTAACCCCTGGTGTTAGTCCTAATTCGGGGTGTCCAGGTAATCCTGAGTGGGCTTCACGATAACGTAACAGACGTTCTGCGGGTAATTCCCCGTGGAGAGTTGCCATTAGGTATTGAGTCGCTACTCTGTGTCCGGCTTCATCAAAGAAAATGGGGACGAATTTATCAGGAGAAGTTCTGAACAGAGCATCGAGAATCATTACTTCTGGTACTGTGTCATAAGGACCACCTGTATGACCTCCTACACCTCTAGCTGCACCTGTAGCGGTAAAAAAGATGATCGCATCGCGACAAAGTTGTATATTAGCCTGAAGGGCTTGTTTTTGTTCGGAAGTGAGAGTTTTTTGACTAGGATCTAGGGTAATGGTTTTATATGCACCTAGATCAAGGGGAAAGCTTGCTGTAGCAACGGTCATAATTTTTTCTGGTTATTTAGTATAAAGTTCGACTTCTCTTGGTTGTAAAAGTCATAATCTTTATTTAGCAGTCTATATCCATCTGTTCAAACTGTCTAGAGATTTTATGAATTCAACTCCCGCACAAATAGCGATCGCCAAATTAATTGAATTAGCCGAAACTGGTGAAATTGACCCCTGGGATGTGCAAGTTATCGAGATTATCGATCGTTTTTTAAAAGAATTACCCGAAAAAGCTGATTTAGCTCAATCTGGACAGACTTTTCTCTGGGCTTCGATGTTAGTCTTACTCAAAGCTAATAGTTTGACCGAACCTGAAGTAGATACGATCGAGTCTCTAGAACCAGAAACAGAGTTAGAATTAGCTACTAGAAATCCTAGAGTAGCCGTTTCTCTAGAAAAACATTTACGTAGAAGAACTTCTGCTCCTCCTTTACGTCAACGTCGGGTTACTTTAACGGAGTTAATCACCCAAATCCGCGAATTAGAAGCTAAATTCACTGAAAAAACCAGAGTTAAGCGTTCTAAGACTTCAGCTAAGGTTAAAGCACAATTAATCACTCAATTAGCCCATCAGGAGAATTTAACAGAGATAGCTAATTCCCTAGGAGAGTTTTTAGACTCACATAAAGAATTTGAGTTAACTTGTTTACAGTTAGAAGAGTTATTGATTTTATTCAATAGTCAGGATCGCGTTGGGGTGTTTTGGGCTTTATTATTACTCTCAGCTGAGTCAAAAGTCGAATTGATTCAAGAGCAATTTTATCAGGATTTAACTATTAAACCTATCTATCCCTAATAAGATAAGATAAGTAATAAACCCTATTTAAATTTTTAGTAGTGATGTCGCGTTTAGCTTTACTGAGTGTTTGGGATAAAACTGGTATCGTAGAATTAGCCAGCAAATTAGTACAAGATTTTGACTTTGAGTTGATTAGCAGTGGTGGAACAGCTAAAATATTAACCGAAGCAGGTTTACCTGTGACTAAAGTCAGCGACTATACCCAATCTCCAGAAATACTCGGGGGAAGAGTGAAAACTTTACACCCGCGTATTCATGGAGGTATTTTAGCCAGAAGAGATGTAGCCACAGATTTAGCAGACTTAGAAGCTAATCAAATTCGCGCAATCGATTTAGTAGTAGTTAACTTATACCCTTTTGAACAAACCATCGCTAAAGCAGGAGTAACCCTAGCCGAAGCGATCGAACAAATAGATATCGGTGGGGTAGCATTATTACGCGCGGCGGCTAAAAATTTCGCTCATACAACAGTATTAGCTAATCCCCATAGTTATGAGAACTATCTCACAGAATTAAGTAAAAGTGAAGAGACAACAGCTAGTCTCGATTTTCGTAGAGATATGGCGGTAGCAGCTTTTCAACAAACACAAATCTATGACCAGGCGATCGCCAGTTACCTAGCTAATTACGAATCTAATAGTACCTTACCCCATAATTTTGCCGTAGCAGGAGAACAAATACAAGCATTACGTTACGGAGAAAATCCCCATCAACAAGCAGCTTGGTATCAAATAGGGAATAAACCCAAGGGATGGACAACAGCTTTGAAAATTCAAGGTAAAGAGCTTAGTTATAATAATTTAGTGGATTTAGAAGCAGCTAGAGGAATTATCAGCGAATTTCCCCCAGAAGAAGCCCCAGTGGCCGCTATTCTCAAACATACTAACCCCTGTGGCGTAGCCCTAGGCAATACCTTACTAGAAGCCTATGAAAAGGCTTTAGCTGCTGACTCGGTATCAGCTTTTGGCGGGATTGTTGCTCTTAATCAACCTATAGACGCAGATACAGCTAAAGAATTAACCAAAACCTTTTTAGAATGTGTGGTAGCTCCTGGATGTACAGCCGAAGCACAACAAATCCTCGGTAAAAAATCTAATCTACGGGTATTGGTATTACCAACCATCACTTCTGGACCTGCATATAGTCTTAAAGCGATCGCAGGAGGTCTCCTGGTGCAAACTACAGACTCAGCACCTGATGAACCCAAAACTTGGGAAGTAGTCACCCAACTCCACCCCGACACCGAACAAATGCAAGAGTTAATCTTTGCTTGGAAAGTCGCTAAACATGTAAAATCTAACAGTATCGTTATTAGCAAAAACAAGACAACTGTAGGTATAGGTGCAGGACAAATGAACCGCGTAGGTTCAGTAAAAATAGCCCTAGAAACAGCCGAAAATCAAGCTACAGGAGCAGTTTTAGCTAGTGATGGCTTTTTTCCCTTTGATGATTCAGTCCGCACAGCAGCTGCCGCGGGAATTAGTGCTATTATTCAACCTGGTGGGTCAATTAGAGATAACGATTCTATCAAAGCAGCTAACGAACTAGGTCTGATTATGATTTTGACAGGAGTTCGTCACTTCTTGCACTAATTAGCCTAAAATTAATCTAAAGTTTTTAACTACAAAACTTGCTAATATGGGAAAATTTAGCCATTAACTAAACTAGAAAAATCTAATATGTGGAAAAAATTAAAAGACATCGTTGGTATTAACGAAAGTGATGACTTAGACGAATACGACTATATCGAAGAAGAAGAAATTACCGAGACACCAACAAGTAGTTCTCGCTATACCGAAAAACCAGTAGAACAAGAATCGGAAACTCCTTCCTATCGCCGACGTTACACAGAATTTTCTAATACAGGAACAGATACAGTGCTCAACTCTACCCCAAGAAGTAATAATGTAATTGGTATGCCAGGTATTAATCAAGCTAGTTCAGAAGTCGTGGTGATTGAACCTCACTCCTTCGCCGAAATGCCTAAAGTAATTCAGATCTTAAAAGAAAGACGTTCTGTAGTATTAAATCTCAACGTAATGGATCCTGAAGAAGCACAAAGAGCTGTAGATTTCGTCGCAGGAGGTACTTACGCTATCGACGGTAATCAAGAACGCATCGGTGAAAGTATCTTTCTGTTTACCCCTAACTCCGTTAAAGTGAGCACAATCACTGGTATAGTTAGCGAAATAACCGAATCAGAAACACCCAAAATAGCCAAAATTGCTACTAATCCCAATTGGGGAAATCAATCTAGTCGTGTTATACAATAGAGGATGTCTATCAAACTAGGTATCATTGGAGGTGGGGTAATGGCGGAAGCTATTTTATCTCGCTTCATTCAACAGCAAATCTCTGCACCAGGAACGATTCTAGTTAGCGATCGCTCCTCTAATCGTCTTGATTTTCTCTCTCAAACCTATCAAGTACAAGTAACTAATCAGAATCAGCAAGTTATAGAAGGAACAGAAGTAGTCTTATTAGCGATTAAACCACAAGTACTCAACACAGTCTTAACGGAATTATCCCTAGATACTCCCCTAAACCCTAAACCCCTAATTATCTCCATTCTCGCGGGAGTCACCCTAGAACGTCTAGAAGCAGGATTTCCTGATTATCCCGTCATTAGAGCGATGCCTAATACACCGGCAACTGTAGGACATGGAATTACAGCTATAACCCCAGGAAAACAAGTAACTACTCAACAAGTAACCCAAGGACGTTTACTCCTCAACGCTATTGGTAAAGTAGTAGAAGTCCCAGAAAATCTTATGGACGCAGTTACAGGTTTATCAGGATCTGGTCCTGCTTATGTGGCTTTGATGATAGAAGCTTTAAGCGATGGCGGAGTAGCCGCAGGATTACCTAGAGCGATCGCCTCGGAATTAGCCCTACAAACCGTCCTCGGGACAGCTAAACTCTTAGAAACTCAAGGACTACACCCCGCTGAGTTAAAAGACCGTGTCACTAGTCCAGGAGGAACTACTATCGCAGGGGTAGCTGAATTAGAAAAAGCCGCCTTTCGTAGCGCCCTTATAGAAGCGGTGAAAGCTGCAGCTGCTAGATCTTTGGCTTTAGGGAAGAGAGAATAGGGGAGCTGCAGGAAGAGGGGAGAAGGGAAATGAAGAATTAAGAATTAAGAATGAGGTATTCATGCACTCAGGTAAGAGGGAGTATGATATATAGGAATAATAGCACCTAAAACCTAAAACCCTACACCCTACTCCCTTTTACCTAACACCTAATACCTAACTCAACAAGAGCTTTTTATTTTCGATTCGATATTAGTAGCTAAAGCGGCTTTAACTAATCCCAAAAATAAGGGGTGAGGATTATTAGGACGAGACAAAAATTCAGGGTGAAATTGGGTAGCGATAAAGAAAGGATGATCTGCTAACTCGATAATCTCTACTAAACGTCCATCAGGAGAAGTTCCACTCACCCGATAACCCTTTTCTATAAATCCATTGCGATAAGCGTTATTAAACTCATAACGATGTCGATGACGTTCATAAATAACCTCTTGTTGATAAAGAGAATAAGCTAAACTATCGTGAGAGAGACGACAGGGATATAACCCTAAGCGCATTGTTCCCCCTAAATCAATGACATCCTGTTGTTCTGGTAAAAGGTTAATCACAGGATTTTGCGTTTCAGGATCTAATTCTGAACTATTTGCACCGTGGAGATTAGCTAAATTTCTCGCCCATTCAATTACAGCGCATTGCATTCCTAAACATAATCCCAAAAAGGGTATTTTCTTTTCTCTAACATACTGAATCGCTTTAATTTTTCCCTCTACTCCTCTACTACCAAACCCACCAGGAACTATTAAACCCCCGATATCTTTCAGGTGTGTCTCTGCGTCTTCGATTTCGATATCTTCAGCATTAATCCACTGGATGTTCAGTTCTGTATCAGAGGCGATCGCCGCGTGACCTAAAGCTTCTACTACTGATAAATAAGCAGCACTTAGCTGGATATATTTCCCTACTATCCCAATATCTAACTTATGACTTCTAGAGTTCATCTTATCAACTAGAGTACTCCATTGGGTTAAATTTGGCTCTCTAGTTTCTAATTTCAAGAGACTGAGGGTTTGTTTAGCTAATCCTTCTGCTTCTAGAATTAAGGGTACTTCGTAGATACTAGAAGCATCCACCGCTGTAATCACCGATTCTACGGGAACATCGCAAAATTCTGAGAGTTTCTCCTTCATTCCCGCTTGTAAAGGGCGATCGCACCTACACACCAGTATATCTGGTTGAATCCCAATTGAGCGCAACTCCTTAACCGAATGTTGTGTTGGTTTAGTCTTCATCTCTCCTGCTGCTTGAATCCAAGGAATCAAGGTAACATGAGTATATAACACGTTATTTCTGCCTACGTCTTTACGAAATTGACGAATAGCTTCTAAAAAAGGTAAAGACTCGATATCCCCTACCGTTCCCCCAATTTCGGTAATTACTAAATCTGAATTAGTATTTTTAGCTACCCTATGTATCCTCTCTTTAATTTCATTAGTAACATGAGGAATCACTTGGACAGTACCCCCCATATAATCTCCTCTACGTTCCTTATTAATCACCGCTTGATAAATTGAACCAGTAGTCACACTATTGAGACGAGACATAGGAGTATCAGTAAAGCGTTCATAATGTCCTAAATCTAGGTCAGTTTCGGCACCATCATCAGTAACAAATACTTCTCCATGTTGAAAAGGACTCATTGTCCCTGGATCAACGTTAATATAGGGGTCCAATTTTAATATAGAAATGGAGTAATTGCGAGATTTTAGCAGTCTTCCCAAGCTAGCAGCTACAATCCCCTTACCAATACTAGAAACTACTCCACCAGTAATAAAAACAAATTTACTCATGACGATTTTAGCTGTTGTTATGTTATGCTATCTTTTATATTTTTATGTCCCCAACCTGAATTGAGGTTAAACTCACTTAATTTTACAAGCTTTGAAGGCTCTTTTAAAAATTTCCTAATCTCTTAAATCAAAGGCTTATGACCCACTCCTATGCGCATTCTGATTTATTCTTATAATTATTACCCTGAACCAATCGGTATCGCTCCTTTAATGACAGAATTAGCAGAAGGACTAGCGAGAAGAGGTCATGAAGTACACGTTAGTACGGCAATGCCATCTTATCCTGAAAGTGAAATTTATCCTGAGTATAGAGGTAAACTATACACTAGGGAGAGACTCAATGGGATTAGTTTAGCACGTTGTTATGTCTGGAGTCGTACTGAGAGAAATTTTCGCAATCGTGTTTTCTTTGAATTAAGTTTCATATTTTTAAGTTTTTGGCAATGCTTGAGAACACCTTGTCCTGATCTTATTTTTTTGACAATACCGGGTTTACCTGTATGTCTTCCTGGAGTTATTTTAAGTAAAATTTATCGTCGTCCTTTGGTTCTCAATGTACAAGACATTTTACCAGATGCTGCTATTCATGTCGGCTTAATTACTAATCCTCAACTCATTAATATTTTGAGAAAATTAGAACGATTTGCCTATAATAATGCTGATAAAATTAGCGTAATAACTGAAAGTTTTCAAAATAACTTATTAAAAAAAGGAGTACCTGAAAATAAATTAGTTGAAATCAGTAATTGGGTAGATATAAATTTTATTAAACCAAGAGAAAAAACTGACAGTAATTTTCGTCAAGAGAATAATCTTAAAGATAAATTTATAGTCTTATATTCAGGAAATATAGCTTTAACCCAAGGATTAGAAAACCTCATAGAAGCGGGTAAATATTTAAAAGCAATTGAGCAGATTGTCATTGTCATTGTTGGTGAAAAAAAGGCGATCGCTCAATTAAAACTACAAGCAGAAGCGAAAAAACTCAATAATATCCTCTTATTACCCTTTCAACCTAGAGAGAAACTACCCGATATGTTAGGGAGTGCAGACATAGGTCTAGTCATGCAAAAACATAACGTCATTAACTTTAATATGCCCTCAAAAATCCAATTATTATTAGCAAGTGGTTGCCCTATAATCGCCTCAGTGCCAGCATTAGGTACAGCAGCCCTAGCAGTAGAAAAAAGTCAAGGAGGAGTAGTTGTACCCCCAGAAAATCCCCAAGCTTTAGCCCAAGCAATTAAAGATTTATATCATCAACCCGATATCTTAAAAAAATTAGGAGAAAATGGCAGAAAATACGCAGAAAATTATTATTCATTTGAAAAAGTGTTAGATCGCTACGAAGAGTTATTTAAATCATTGGTCAATCAAAGAGAAAATTAAAGCTTTGGTAACAAGATTTTTTTGAATAAGTATTTTTTAGTATTGCTCTATTCTTTCTTTTTTATTAATCCCAAGTTTACTAATTTTCTAGCCATTAATTGATGCGAAAAGACCTTTACTCCTAAGACTAATTCACCAAAAATAAAGCCCAAATATTTCTGATCACCAGTTAGTAAATGAGTACATTCAAGAGTGATTGCTCCAGCTAAAATTGGAATATCTTTTTCTGGAAGTGAAACAGGTAAATTGATTATTAAAGTGTTATCAACACAAATTTTGTCGAGGAGAGTATCTAGTTGTTCAATTGAACCAAATTTTTTAGCTGCAATATTTCTTCTTGCTTCTTCTACTGCATAAGAATTAGTTACACAACTTACGTAATTTTGTCTTGCAATGATTAATTCTCTAGGTTAGAGGGTAGAGAAAATTAAAGCTTTGGTAAAGTAGTGTTTACTAGAGAAAATCTAGTATATAATTACCCTGGATTTGCATGGTTTAGTAATGAAAATACTACCAGTGTCAGTGTAACCTATGATTTAGAGACTATCTTTCAACTTCCCCAAGTGAAGATATCCCCTTTTTGATGAGCGATCGCTCTACTCTTTAACAATATATTTATTTATGAAACATCAATTTTCTTTTATTGTTTATAGTCTATTCTGGACAATCGCGGGAATGATTCTGCTTACTCCTCCTAACTATGCTCAAACTCAAGAGCAAGAAATCGCTAAATGTCTAGCAATTAGTAATACAGTTAGCATTATTCAAGCTCAGACAGAAATAATCATCAGAGCAGTTTACCATCAAGATAATCTTACTTGGTTAAATACACCAGCTCAAACAGAAACAACAGAGACAGGGACTAATTACTCTAATATTAGAGGAGAACAAACAGTTAATTTGTTTATTCCCACTAATCAGGAGTTTTGTGAGATTACTATCGGTGATCAACCCAAAGAGTTAGGAAATTTAATCACAGAGAATATGACCAAAGGGACAGTAAGTGGGACAATTACTTATCAAGAGAGAATAGCTTTACCCTTAGGAGCAGTTATCCAGGTAAAATTATTAGATACCTCTCGTCAAGATGTAGCAGCGATAGAAATAGCTAGTCAAACTATAATCACCACTGGTGAACAAGTTCCGATTGCTTTTGCATTAAGTTATGATCCTAATACCATTCAAGAACGACAAACTTATGTAGTGCGAGCAGAAATTTATCTCGATGAGCAACTATTTTTTACTACTACTCAATTTTATCCTGTACTGACTAGGGGTAATAGTAACGAAGTTAACTTAGTTTTAAATAAAGTTATGTCTGAGCAAAATCAATTAACTGGTAGTCAATGGTTACTAGAAGATTTAACAGGTAAAGGAGTAGTAGATAACGTGCAAACCACCATCGAATTTGGTGAAGATAATCGTATTGGTGGTAATGGTGGATGCAATCGCTATTTTACTAGTTATCAACTCGATGGTACTAATTTTAGCGTTAATTTGATTGGTTCTACCCAAATGATGTGTCCACCTGCGATGATGAATCAAGAACAACAATTTTTCCAAGCTTTAGAAAAAGCCTACAATCTCCGTTTAGAGGGACCCTATCTATTTATAGATGTAGAAGGCTCTGATTTACCTTTAAAATTTACTAGATTGTAACAAGAGGGAGTAGGGAGACTGCGGAGACTGCGGAGACGGGGAAGATGGGGAGACGAGGAGTATGATATATAGGAATAATAAAACCGTTCAACCGTTCAACCGTTCCCCCTAACCCCTAACTCCTAACTCCTCCTATCTACCTATACCGATATAGTT
The sequence above is a segment of the Gloeocapsa sp. DLM2.Bin57 genome. Coding sequences within it:
- a CDS encoding glycine--tRNA ligase subunit beta; translated protein: MPTFLLEIGTEELPADFVNSALQQWEEYIPISLQQELLTPESIKIYGSPRRLSVLITGLNSSQEDREEEITGPAVQAAFKDGQPTAAAIGFARKQGVDVTALSTKLTDKGEFVFVQKKIVGAATATLLQRLIPQWIAKLQGRRFMRWSDGDLRFPRPIRSLIALLDQELLPVELVNGSHTLKSDRHSQGHRVLHPESVVINNASDYLDALQQAYIEVDPQIRYNKITEQIQSQAAKYNATAILSEDLLTEVVNLVEWPTAIVGEFEAKFLSLPTEVITTVMVTHQRYFPLQDSQGNLLPRFITISNGDPDKSTIIASGNERVIRARLADAQFFYQADCDEHLESYLPQLENVTFQEELGSMRDKVDRIMEISQLLCDQLRLNNQQRNEIESTAMLCKADLVTQMVYEFPELQGIMGEKYALVSGESPIVAQGIREHYLPRTAEDQLPQSLTGQVVGISDRLDTLVNIFGLGLLPTGSSDPFALRRAANGIILITWSAEFPIDLQDLLTQIAHDFVTTHPDKPSPLPQLEEFFSQRIRTLLQDELNIDYDLVNAVLPEGDREYLERALSNLLDVRDRAVFLQQIRNNGSLAEIYETVNRSTKLAIKGNLDTSSLTAKSLINPTIFEKNSETAFYQALVELEPTTIQAQKERNYQLLVEALAKINPIVANFFDGEDSVLIMAQDSAIRENRLNLLGLLRNHTRVLADFGAIVKS
- a CDS encoding transketolase gives rise to the protein MTVATASFPLDLGAYKTITLDPSQKTLTSEQKQALQANIQLCRDAIIFFTATGAARGVGGHTGGPYDTVPEVMILDALFRTSPDKFVPIFFDEAGHRVATQYLMATLHGELPAERLLRYREAHSGLPGHPELGLTPGVKFSSGRLGHLWPYINGVALANPGKTVFCLGSDGSQQEGDDAEAARLSVAQQINVKLLIDANDVTIAGHPSQYLPGYDLNKTLSGHGLSILEGDGEDIDGLYSRICEAISTPGPVAVINHRPMCVGIEGLEGSTHGHDVISVKLALQYLEKRGLTAAVEYLNSIEKPKQSYTFLGSSTTMGSNRNVFGDAVVSVLSNLTESERKNQVLCVDSDLEGSCGLKQIRDAFPEIYVSGGIMERGNLSAAAGFGMEKGKQGIFATFSAFLEMCISEITMARLNFSNLLCHFSHAGIDDMADNTCHFGINNFFADNGLDDGYPTSLYFPADANQMKACVKAVFFDPGLRFIFSTRSKVPNILNSEGNDFFGDDYTFVPGKDEVIREGTAGYIVSFGDGLYRSLDAVERLKQEGIDIGLINKPTLNVVDEEIMTKIGQSPLVVVVEAFNRRTGLGSRFGSWLLERGFTPKFAYLGTHKEGCGGLWEQFPHQGIDPEGIMSKVKELLG
- a CDS encoding segregation/condensation protein A, with the protein product MNSTPAQIAIAKLIELAETGEIDPWDVQVIEIIDRFLKELPEKADLAQSGQTFLWASMLVLLKANSLTEPEVDTIESLEPETELELATRNPRVAVSLEKHLRRRTSAPPLRQRRVTLTELITQIRELEAKFTEKTRVKRSKTSAKVKAQLITQLAHQENLTEIANSLGEFLDSHKEFELTCLQLEELLILFNSQDRVGVFWALLLLSAESKVELIQEQFYQDLTIKPIYP
- the purH gene encoding bifunctional phosphoribosylaminoimidazolecarboxamide formyltransferase/IMP cyclohydrolase PurH, producing the protein MSRLALLSVWDKTGIVELASKLVQDFDFELISSGGTAKILTEAGLPVTKVSDYTQSPEILGGRVKTLHPRIHGGILARRDVATDLADLEANQIRAIDLVVVNLYPFEQTIAKAGVTLAEAIEQIDIGGVALLRAAAKNFAHTTVLANPHSYENYLTELSKSEETTASLDFRRDMAVAAFQQTQIYDQAIASYLANYESNSTLPHNFAVAGEQIQALRYGENPHQQAAWYQIGNKPKGWTTALKIQGKELSYNNLVDLEAARGIISEFPPEEAPVAAILKHTNPCGVALGNTLLEAYEKALAADSVSAFGGIVALNQPIDADTAKELTKTFLECVVAPGCTAEAQQILGKKSNLRVLVLPTITSGPAYSLKAIAGGLLVQTTDSAPDEPKTWEVVTQLHPDTEQMQELIFAWKVAKHVKSNSIVISKNKTTVGIGAGQMNRVGSVKIALETAENQATGAVLASDGFFPFDDSVRTAAAAGISAIIQPGGSIRDNDSIKAANELGLIMILTGVRHFLH
- a CDS encoding cell division protein SepF, translating into MWKKLKDIVGINESDDLDEYDYIEEEEITETPTSSSRYTEKPVEQESETPSYRRRYTEFSNTGTDTVLNSTPRSNNVIGMPGINQASSEVVVIEPHSFAEMPKVIQILKERRSVVLNLNVMDPEEAQRAVDFVAGGTYAIDGNQERIGESIFLFTPNSVKVSTITGIVSEITESETPKIAKIATNPNWGNQSSRVIQ